A single region of the Oncorhynchus keta strain PuntledgeMale-10-30-2019 chromosome 4, Oket_V2, whole genome shotgun sequence genome encodes:
- the zic1 gene encoding zinc finger protein ZIC 1: MLLDAGPQYPTIGVTTFGSSRHHSTGEVTEREVALGINPFADGMGAFKINHSSHDLGSGQTAFSSQAPGYAAAALGHHHHPTHVSSYSTAAFNSTRDFLFRNRGFGDATSAQHSLFASAAGSFAGPHGHSDAAGHLLFPGLHEQAASHASSNVVNSQMRLGFTGDMYGRADQYGHVTSPRSDHYASSQLHGYGPMNMNMAAHHGAGAFFRYMRQPIKQELICKWVEPEQLSNPKKACNKTFSTMHELVTHLTVEHVGGPEQSNHICFWEECVREGKPFKAKYKLVNHIRVHTGEKPFPCPFPGCGKVFARSENLKIHKRTHTGEKPFKCEFEGCDRRFANSSDRKKHMHVHTSDKPYLCKQCDKSYTHPSSLRKHMKVHEATTQGPQPSPAASSGYESSTPPTIVSPSTENHNSSSISPAASTVHHTTSHHTTLSSNFNEWYV, encoded by the exons ATGCTTCTGGATGCAGGACCCCAGTACCCAACCATAGGAGTCACTACGTTCGGCTCCTCAAGGCATCACTCAACAGGCGAAGTCACAGAAAGAGAAGTGGCTTTGGGGATAAATCCGTTCGCAGACGGGATGGGAGCTTTTAAAATCAACCACAGCTCCCACGACCTGGGCTCCGGCCAGACGGCGTTCTCCTCCCAGGCTCCCGGCTACGCTGCTGCCGCCCTgggtcaccaccaccacccgaCACACGTCAGCTCCTACTCCACCGCAGCCTTCAACTCCACCCGGGACTTTCTCTTCAGAAACCGGGGCTTCGGGGATGCCACCAGCGCGCAGCACAGCCTGTTTGCCTCGGCAGCGGGAAGTTTTGCAGGGCCACATGGACACTCTGATGCCGCGGGGCACCTGCTCTTCCCGGGACTCCACGAGCAAGCCGCAAGTCATGCATCATCAAATGTCGTCAACAGCCAGATGCGGCTTGGCTTTACCGGGGACATGTACGGCCGGGCTGACCAGTACGGCCATGTTACGAGCCCCCGCTCCGACCACTACGCCTCCTCCCAGCTGCACGGCTATGGCCCCATGAACATGAACATGGCGGCTCACCACGGGGCAGGGGCCTTCTTCCGATACATGAGGCAGCCCATCAAACAAGAGCTCATCTGTAAGTGGGTCGAGCCCGAACAGTTGTCGAACCCCAAAAAGGCTTGCAACAAAACGTTCAGCACGATGCACGAGCTCGTGACCCACCTGACAGTGGAGCATGTCGGTGGACCGGAGCAGTCTAACCATATCTGCTTCTGGGAAGAGTGCGTCAGAGAAGGAAAACCATTTAAAGCCAAGTACAAACTGGTAAATCATATCAGAGTGCACACCGGAGAGAAACCATTCCCATGTCCCTTCCCCGGCTGTGGAAAAGTGTTTGCCCGATCGGAGAACCTGAAGATCCACAAAAGGACACACACTG GTGAAAAACCTTTCAAGTGTGAGTTTGAGGGCTGCGACAGACGGTTTGCCAACAGCAGCGACCGGAAGAAACACATGCACGTCCATACATCTGACAAGCCTTATCTCTGCAAGCAATGCGACAAGTCCTATACACATCCCAGCTCTCTGCGGAAACACATGAAG GTTCACGAGGCTACCACGCAAGGACCCCAACCGTCACCAGCGGCCAGTTCCGGGTACGAATCGTCCACGCCGCCCACCATCGTGTCCCCGTCCACAGAGAACCACAATTCCAGTTCCATATCACCGGCAGCCTCGACAGTACACCACACGACCAGTCACCACACCACGCTGTCGTCAAATTTTAACGAATGGTACGTGTAA